One Mycolicibacterium sp. TUM20985 genomic window, GCACCGTCGGTGGTTCAGCGGCAGGGCGTGTCCGAGCCGCTGCAGACCGGCATCAAGGCCATCGATGCGATGACCCCGATCGGTCGCGGGCAACGTCAGCTGATCATCGGCGACCGCAAGACCGGCAAGACCGCCGTCTGCGTGGACACGATCCTCAACCAGCGTCAGGCGTGGGAAACCGGTGATCCCAAGCAGCAGGTGCGCTGCGTGTACGTCGCGATCGGCCAGAAGGGCACCACGATCGCCAGCGTCAAGCGCGCGCTCGAAGAGGGCGGCGCGATGGAGTACACCACCATCGTGGCGTCCCCGGCCTCTGACCCCGCCGGCTTCAAGTGGCTTGCGCCGTACACGGGTTCGGCCATCGGTCAACACTGGATGTACGACGGCAAGCACGTTCTCATCGTGTTCGACGATCTGTCCAAGCAGGCCGACGCCTACCGCGCGATCTCGCTGCTGCTGCGCCGCCCGCCAGGTCGCGAGGCGTTCCCCGGCGACGTCTTCTACCTGCACTCCCGTCTGCTGGAACGTTGTGCGAAGCTGTCCGACGAACTGGGCGGTGGTTCGATGACCGGCCTGCCGATCATCGAGACCAAGGCCAACGACATCTCGGCGTTCATTCCCACCAACGTCATCTCGATCACCGACGGCCAGTGCTTCCTGGAGTCCGACCTGTTCAACCAGGGCGTGCGACCGGCCATCAACGTGGGTGTGTCGGTGTCTCGCGTCGGTGGTGCCGCGCAGATCAAGGCCATGAAGGAGGTCGCGGGCTCCTTGCGACTGGACCTGTCGCAGTATCGCGAATTGGAGTCCTTCGCGGCGTTCGCGTCCGATCTGGACCCGACCTCGAAGGCGCAGCTCGAGCGCGGCAGCCGGCTGGTGGAGCTGCTCAAGCAGCCCCAGTACAGCCCGCTGTCGGTCGAGCAGCAGGTCATCGCGATCTTCCTCGGCACCAAGGGTCACCTGGATTCGGTCCCCGTGGAAGACGTCCAGCGCTTCGAGTCCGAGTTCCTCGAGCACGTCGGCGCGAGCCACGAGGGCATCTTGAGCGACATCCGGGAGAGCAAGAAGTTCCCGGAAGAGGCCCAGGAGAAGTTGACCGAGATCGTCAACGACTTCAAGAAGGGATTCGCCGCCACCGACGGTAGCTCCGTTGCCGTCAACGAGGCCGAGACCGAGGCGATGGACGAAGAGGACGTCGAGAAGGAATCGGTCAAGGTTCGCAAGCCGGCGCCGAAGAAGAAGTAGGAGACATGGCAGCCACACTGCGCGAGCTACGCGGACGCATCCGCTCCGCCGGGTCGATCAAGAAGATCACCAAGGCCCAGGAGCTCATTGCGACGTCGCGGATTGCCAAGGCGCAAGCGCGCGTTCAGGCAGCTCGGCCGTACGCAGAAGAGATCACCAACATGCTCACCGAGTTGGCGGGTGCCAGTGCGCTGGATCATCCGCTGCTCGTCGAGCGGGAGTCGCCCAAGCGCGCCGGTGTGCTCGTCGTGTCCTCCGACCGGGGGCTCTGCGGGGCCTACAACGCCAACGTGCTGCGGCAGTCCGAGGAGCTCTTCGCGCTGCTGCGTGACGAGGGCAAGACGCCCGTGATCTACGCGGTGGGACGAAAGGCCTTGGGCTACTACAACTTTCGTCAGCGCGAGGTCAAGGATTCCTGGACCGGCTTCTCCGAGCGACCCACCTACGACCAGGCCCGTGAGATTGCCGACGTGCTCGTCGCCGCCTTCATGGCGGGGGTCGACGACGAAGACGGGGACGCTGGCGACGACGGCATTCTGGGCGTAGACGAACTGCACATCGTCTTCACCCAGTTCAGGTCGATGCTGTCTCAGTCGGCAATTGCCCTGCGGGTCGCGCCGATGGTGATCGAGTACGTCGGTGAGCACGAAGACGGTCCGCAGACGCTGTTCTCGTTCGAGCCGAACGCCGAGCAACTGTTCGACGCGCTGCTGCCGCGCTACATCGCCACTCGGGTCTACTCGGCACTGTTGGAAGCCGCGGCCTCCGAATCCGCGTCGCGGCGCCGCGCGATGAAGTCGGCCACCGACAACGCCGACGATCTGATCAAGGCGTTGACGCTGGAGGCCAACCGCGAGCGTCAGGCTCAGATCACCCAGGAAATCAGCGAGATCGTCGGCGGCGCGAATGCGCTCTCCGACGCCAAGTAGCCCTCGATACCCACATCCCCGGAAGCGAAGAGAAGCGAAGAGACAATGACTGCCACCGCAGAAGATTCCAAGACCGCCGGTCGCGTGGTCCGCATCACCGGCCCGGTCGTCGACATCGAGTTCCCGCGGGGGTCGGTGCCCGAACTGTTCAACGCGCTACACGCCGAGATCACCTACGAGCAGATGGCCAAGACGCTGACGCTCGAGGTGGCTCAGCACCTCGGTGACAACCTGGTGCGCACCATCTCGATGCAGCCCACCGACGGCCTGGTTCGCGGTGTCGAGGTGACCGACACGGGCGCCTCGATCTCCGTACCCGTCGGCGACGGTGTCAAGGGCCACGTCTTCAACGCCCTCGGTGACTGCCTCGACGACCCGGGCTACGGCACGGACTTCGACCACTGGTCGATCCACCGCAAGCCGCCGCCCTTCTCCGAGCTCGAGCCCAGAACTGAAATGCTCGAGACCGGTCTGAAGGTCGTGGACCTGCTCACCCCGTACGTGCGTGGCGGCAAGATCGCCCTGTTCGGTGGTGCCGGCGTCGGCAAGACCGTGCTCATCCAGGAGATGATCAACCGCATCGCCCGCAACTTCGGTGGTACGTCGGTGTTCGCCGGCGTGGGGGAGCGCACCCGTGAGGGCAACGACCTCTGGGTCGAGCTCGCCGACGCCGACGTGCTCAAGGACACCGCGCTCGTGTTCGGCCAGATGGATGAGCCGCCAGGCACGCGTATGCGAGTCGCCCTGTCGGCCCTGACCATGGCGGAGTACTTCCGCGATGAGCAGAAGCAGGACGTGTTGTTGTTCATCGACAACATCTTCCGGTTCACCCAGGCGGGTTCCGAGGTCTCGACGCTCCTCGGTCGCATGCCGTCCGCGGTGGGTTACCAGCCGACGCTGGCCGACGAGATGGGTGAGTTGCAGGAGCGCATCACCTCCACCCGCGGCCACTCCATCACCTCGATGCAGGCCGTCTACGTGCCCGCCGACGACTACACCGACCCGGCGCCGGC contains:
- the atpD gene encoding F0F1 ATP synthase subunit beta, coding for MTATAEDSKTAGRVVRITGPVVDIEFPRGSVPELFNALHAEITYEQMAKTLTLEVAQHLGDNLVRTISMQPTDGLVRGVEVTDTGASISVPVGDGVKGHVFNALGDCLDDPGYGTDFDHWSIHRKPPPFSELEPRTEMLETGLKVVDLLTPYVRGGKIALFGGAGVGKTVLIQEMINRIARNFGGTSVFAGVGERTREGNDLWVELADADVLKDTALVFGQMDEPPGTRMRVALSALTMAEYFRDEQKQDVLLFIDNIFRFTQAGSEVSTLLGRMPSAVGYQPTLADEMGELQERITSTRGHSITSMQAVYVPADDYTDPAPATTFAHLDATTELSRAVFSKGIFPAVDPLASSSTILDPAVVGEEHYRVAQEVIRVLQRYKDLQDIIAILGVDELAEEDKQLVNRARRIERFLSQNMMAAEQFTGQPGSTVPLKETIEAFDKLTKGEFDHLPEQAFFLIGGLDDLAKKAESFGAKL
- a CDS encoding F0F1 ATP synthase subunit gamma encodes the protein MAATLRELRGRIRSAGSIKKITKAQELIATSRIAKAQARVQAARPYAEEITNMLTELAGASALDHPLLVERESPKRAGVLVVSSDRGLCGAYNANVLRQSEELFALLRDEGKTPVIYAVGRKALGYYNFRQREVKDSWTGFSERPTYDQAREIADVLVAAFMAGVDDEDGDAGDDGILGVDELHIVFTQFRSMLSQSAIALRVAPMVIEYVGEHEDGPQTLFSFEPNAEQLFDALLPRYIATRVYSALLEAAASESASRRRAMKSATDNADDLIKALTLEANRERQAQITQEISEIVGGANALSDAK
- the atpA gene encoding F0F1 ATP synthase subunit alpha, encoding MAELTISAADIEGAVEEYVSSFSADTEREEIGTVIDAGDGIAHIEGLPSVMTQELLEFPGGVLGVALNLDEHSIGAVILGDFEKIEQGQQVKRTGEVLSVPVGDAFLGRVVNPLGQPIDAQGDIETDTRRALEVQAPSVVQRQGVSEPLQTGIKAIDAMTPIGRGQRQLIIGDRKTGKTAVCVDTILNQRQAWETGDPKQQVRCVYVAIGQKGTTIASVKRALEEGGAMEYTTIVASPASDPAGFKWLAPYTGSAIGQHWMYDGKHVLIVFDDLSKQADAYRAISLLLRRPPGREAFPGDVFYLHSRLLERCAKLSDELGGGSMTGLPIIETKANDISAFIPTNVISITDGQCFLESDLFNQGVRPAINVGVSVSRVGGAAQIKAMKEVAGSLRLDLSQYRELESFAAFASDLDPTSKAQLERGSRLVELLKQPQYSPLSVEQQVIAIFLGTKGHLDSVPVEDVQRFESEFLEHVGASHEGILSDIRESKKFPEEAQEKLTEIVNDFKKGFAATDGSSVAVNEAETEAMDEEDVEKESVKVRKPAPKKK